Part of the Bombyx mori chromosome 19, ASM3026992v2 genome is shown below.
cctccgaaaggagagcaTAGGCTACCACACCTATGCActccaggaggaccgcgagctccgcgtagtaatacgcggagtacctaaagagctcgacgtcgagctaatCAAAGAAGATTTAATTAGGCAAACGTACCCGATTATaagtgtgcaccgtatgcacagcgggcgcgataaattcgcatacaacatggttctcgtcgcgctggaaccaaccgccgaaggcaaacgaattgcctcaagcctccgcaccgtttgcggcttatccggggtcaccgtcgaggccccacataaaaaaggcactcccgggcagtgccaccgctgTCAGTTATACggccactccgcgcgcaactgccacgcgcgcccgcggtgcgtaaagtgcctcggcgaccacgcgacagccgactgttcGCGGGTCAAAGAGACAGCGACTGAACCAccgagctgtgtgctctgccagaagcagggccacacagccaactaccgcggatgccccaaggccccgcggaagcgtctggccaacgcgcctccaaaaaccgtcggccctaagacttcggcgccccgcgcgccgaaacctgccttcgtgccggcaccggtgcccaccgtctccgcgtgggcaaaaccgctgccgctcacgttggcaggaaagccaccggcaccccagcccctgctcgcgccgcgccccgcccccgcgcccggtcccgcgcctcgccccggccccgcgcggcCTGTCGTTAACGAATTCTCAATCGTGCGCGATTATATCGCCGCGATAAATatcgaccgcatgcgtgcgttcgcctacgccatgcgcagagcggtcacggccgaagaccgcctaaacgcgacgttcgagtacatcgacgtcatcgagtccgtccagcgcacgctggtttgattaccggtaatcaatggcgtgcaacggtagggaaaaaccgcgttccataaagttagcattttataatgctaacggactcgcgcgtcagcgcgatcaagtatatgagtttctccgcgaaaatctcatcgacatccttctggtgcaggagaccttcctaaagccctcgcgtcgcgaccccaaagtcgcgaattacgtcatggttaggaatgacagactctccgcccgcaagggcgggactgtcatttactataggagggccctgcactgcgtccctctcgatactccctcgctcttacatatcgaggcgtcagtgtgccgcatcgcgctgacgggacaccagccgatcgtcatcgcatccgtttatctcccccctgacaaacccctcctgagcagtgacctcgagacactgttcggtatgggggacgcggtcatcctggcaggcgatttaaattgccaccacactaggtggaactgccatcgcacgaatgtgaacggtaggcgtctcgacgcgttcatagacgacctcacattcgaaatattcaaccccccgacccccacgtactatccgtacaacgccgcgcgtcgtccgagcacaatagatctggcactgctgaggaacgtaactctgcgcttacgctccatcgaggcaatgtcagaactcgactcagaccaccgacctgtcgtcatgcagctcggtcgcccactcaaccgcgaaccagatacgaggaccatggtggattggaagaagctgggcacgtgcttagctgacaccgctccaccaatcctcccttgcggcccggattcaactccatcccccgaggataccgtcgaatccataaacatcttcactgatcacgtctcgacggcgatcataagatcttcgaaacaagtcgatgtggaggactgcttccaccgcatcagactttcccccgatcttagggacctcgttagaatcagaaacgcggcaatccgggcctacgatcgatatcccacggattcaaaccggactcggatgcgtcgcttacagcgggaggtcaaatcccgcttaagcgacgcccgaaacgaaaactgggatagttatttagaagaactcgcgcccactcaccaagcatactggcaactagctaggaccctcaagtccgaaactatagccactatgccgcctctcgtacgcccctcaggccaatcaccggcttacgatgacgatgacaaggcagagttgctggccgatgcactgcaagagcagtgcaccaccagcactcaacacgcggaccccgaacacaccgagttcgtcgacagggaggtcgagcgcagagcttccctgccgccctcggacgcgttaccccccattaccacttccgaggtcaaggaggcgatcgatagcctacaaccacggaaagctcccggctccgacggcatccgcaaccgcgcgcttaaactgttaccagcccaactgataacgatgttggccaccatattaaatgctgctatgacgaactgcatctttcccgcggcgtggaaagaagcggacgttatcggcatacacaagccgggcaaaccgaagaacgaaaccgcgagttaccgccccatcagtctcctcccggcgataggcaaactttacgaacggctccttcgtaaacgcctctgggacttcgtatccgcgaataaaattcttatagacgagcagtttggattccgcgccagacactcgtgcgtccatcaagtgcaccgcctcacggagcacatcttactagggctgaacaggcggaaacccattccgacaggagccctcttcttcgatatagcgaaggcgttcgataaagtctggcacaacggtttgatatacaaactgtataacatgggagtgccagacaggctcgtgctcatcatacgagactacttgtcgaaccgttcgttccgatatcgagtcgagggaacgcgttcccggccccgtcacgtcacagccggagtcccgcaaggctccgccctctccccgttactattcagtttgtatatcaacgatataccccggtctccggagacccatctggcgctcttcgccgatgacaccgccatctactactcgtgtaggaagaaggcgttgcttcatcgacgacttcagaccgcagctaccaccatgggacagtggttccggaagtggcgcatcgacattaaccccacgaaaagcacagcggtgctcttcaaaaggggtcgccctccgaacaccacgctgagcatccctctcccgactaggcgcgtcaataaccccgcccccgccgttcgcccaatcacgatgttcgaccagcccataccgtgggccccgaaggtcaaatatttaggcgtcaccctcgacagtaggatgacattccgcccccacatcaagacggtacgcgaccgtgccgccttcattctaggacgtctctacccgatgatatgtaggcgaagtaaaatgtcccttagaaataaggtgacactctacaaaacttgcatacgccccgtcatgacctatgcaagtgtagtgttcgctcacgcggcccgcatacacttaaaatcctttcaaattattcaatcccgtttttgcaggatagccgtcggagccccgtggttcgtcaggaacgtcgacctccatgacgacctggacttagagtccatcagtaagtatcttcagtcggcgtccatgcgccacttcgataaagcggcacgacacgagaaccctctcatcgtggccgccggtaactacattcccgatcctgcggacagaatggaaagcagtcgacgtcgccctaaacacgtcatctcggatcctcctgatccactaacggtgcttttaggtacttcaagcaccggtcaccgttctcgtcgaacccgtcgcttgcgacgaagggctcgacgagtaaattaactctcagacacagcccactgagtttctcgccggatcttctcagtgggtcgcgtttccgatccggtggtagattctgcgaagcacgactcttgctagggttcgtgttagcaacatcgtcaggtttgagccccgtgagctcacctactaaagttagggttacgctgacatagccgctagggctatcagcttaggtaggaaaaaaaaaaaaaaaaaaaaaaggcaaaaacAGTTCCCAGCGAATCTCCGACAAAGAACCATCAGCAagatagaaacagttctcagcagatcatcaagacagaaacagttcccagtgaatcttcgacaaagaaccatcagcaagatagaaacagttctcagcagatcatcaagacagaaacagttctcagaagctctccgacaaagaaacatcagcaagacagaaacagttaccagcagttctccaatagtacagttatcagaaaaccaccagtgaatcagctaccagtgaaccagacagttacctgtgaaacctcgctacagaagccgaaacccatcgaaagaaacagccgtcttctaccagcgcacaaacagacagcagaaaatattattacacgactcggaaacagccatacaggccgggtcgtgtacatttcatggtccttcgagccggatagaGGACACATTTCATTATTCTTTCGAGCCGGGTAGAGGATACGTTTTGAAAAAAGGAGGATACGTTTTGAAAAAAGGAAACTGGAACAATGCCGATAACGCGGTCAACAGGAAGAGGACGGATCGAAACAAAACAGTCGCCGCCCTCAGAAACCACAGCTACAACACAGAGCGTGTGGACAGAAACAACCGCGAATACCGTCATGAGTCTGGTAGCCCCCACAGCAGAATCATTGTGCGCAACAGCCAACATGGAAGCCACGATGAAAGTCGCAGAGAAACCTGGGAACTCAAAAACAGAGGCCGTCAAACAGTATATAGCCAAACAGAATGACGTGCCAACAAAACAGCGCGCCGGTACAGTCAAAACTGACCGGTCGCGaaacagaaaagaacagaagatAGCCAAAGCTAGAGAAGAGCTCGCCCGCCTACAGGTGGAGTTAGCAGCCGCCCGATTGGCCACGCTCGAAGCTGGATCTGATGACGAAAACAGCGAATCAGAATACAGTAAGTCAGAACTCGACGAAAGAGTGGGCACGTGGTTGGAAACCCAACCCACAAAAACAGAAAATGACGACCAGCATAATGAAAAACCGGCGGGAACCTGCGACAAACAAGACTTCTCAGATCTAACCGCAGCAATAACACTCGCCGTCAAAGCCGCCCGCGAACCAAGATACACAGAATTGCCATTCTTTAATGGAAATCACCAAGATTGGCTATCCTTTCGTGCAGCCTATCACGAGACGATGaattcatttacaaaaacagaaaatataaacaGACTCAGAAGGAACCTGAAAGGAAGGGCAAAGGAAGCCGTTGACGGATTACTTATAACGAACGCTGATCCGTCCGACGTCATAAGAAGTCTAGAAGCGCGATTCGGAAGACCGGAAACAATAGCCATAACGGAGTTAGACACGCTACGAGCGCTGCCAAGACTAACAGAAACACCAAGAGACATTTGTATATTCTCCAGTAAGGTGACCAACGCCGTAGCTACGCTTCGTGCATTAAATTGCACACATTACTTATATAATCCGGAAACTACCAAAACAATGTTAGAAAAACTCACACCAACACTACGTTACCGATACTACGACTTCACCGCGGTACAACCGAAGGAGGATCCGGAtctgattaaatttgaaaaattcatgaaaAGAGAAGCCGAACTGTGCAGCCCTTATGCACAGCCCGAACAGGCGGGGCACTACTCGCAGCCCGCACAACACAACAGACGCACACAGAACGTGCACATAGTCAGTGAGAAGCCATCACGAGCTAAATGTCCGGTATGTAGCAACACTGAACACACCACAACAGGCTGTTACATCTTCAAGAAGGCAGACTCAAACACAAGATGGGACATCGCCAAGAATAAACACCTGTGTTTCCGATGTCTACAGTATAAGAATAAAACCCACAACTGCAAACCGAACACGTGTGGCATCAATGACTGCAAATACACTCACAACAAGATGCTGCACTTCgacagaaaaattgaaaaaacagaCAAGAGTAACAAGGAAACAACAGAGAACATTAATTCCGCTTGGACCGGAAAACAGAAACAGtcctatttgaaaataatcccaGTCCAAGTACAAGGACCGATAGGCACGGTTGATACATACGCGCTGCTTGACGATGGATCGACGGTGACACTCATAGACGAAATCATTCGCAAGAAGACTGGAATAACAGGATCAATCGATCCGTTACACATACAGGCGattaacaacataaaatcaACGGAAACAAGGTCAAGAAGAGTCAACCTCACGCTCAGAAGCCTCAACAGTCGAAAAGAAATAATACAAGCGAGAACAGTTAACGACCTACAAGTAACAGCACAAAAAATACCAAAGGAACAGATAGATGAGTATTCGCACCTACGAGACATCAGTGACATCATCACGTACGAGAACGCGAAACCTGGAATACTGAttggccaagacaactggcacatGTTACTAGCTTCGAAAGTTAGACGAGGCAACAGGAATCAGCCAATAGCGTCACGGACACCTCTAGGCTGGGTACTGCATGGAGGTCGCACTCGTACCCTAGGCCACCACATAAACTACATAAATCATGCTAGCGAAAACCAGGAAgatgataaaatagaaaatctggtAAAACAGTGTTTCGCTATGGATGCGCTATGCATCACACCAAGAAGACCAAAAACAGACCCAGAGGAACAGGCGCTTCGCATCCTCAACAGCAATACAGTCCACACAACAGATGGAAGATACGAAACTGCTCTGCTCTGGAAAACAGATAATGTCAGTCTACCAGACAACTACAATAACTCGTTAAAGCGACtgataaatatagaaaacaaactTGATCGTAATTCGGAACTGAAACAGAAATACACAGAACAGATGGAAGCACTCGTTGCGAAAGGCTACGCCGAGCCCgctccaaaaacaaaaacagagaaCAGAACGTGGTATCTACCTCACTTCGCCGTCGTGAACCCCCTGAAGCCGGAAAAACTCCGAGTCGTCCACGACGCCGCCGCCAGAACAAGAGGGGTAGCTTTAAATGATATGCTGCTTAAGGGACCGGACCTACTCCAATCACTACCAGGAGTGATAATGCGATTCAGACAGCATAATATAACAGTAATAGCAGACATCAAAGAGATGTTCATACAAGTAAAATTGAGACATGAAGACAGAGACGCGCTCCGTTATCTCTGGTGCAAAGATCAGCGAGATGACAAGCCCCCAGAAGAAAACAGAATGACCTCGTTGATCTTCGGTGCGTCAAGTTCTCTTTCCACAGCGATATCTGTAAAGAGCTTGAACGCCCAGCAACATGTAGCCACGCACCCGGAGGCGGCAGCCGCAATACAGAATAAACACTACGAAGACGACTTCTTAGacagttttaaaggtttaaaagatGCAGTACGCATAACAACAGACGTTCGTCGAATACACGAAAAAGCtcattttgaattaaaacagTGGAAGTCAAACTCGCCGAGCCTACTTGAAACCCTTGGTGAAAACGAAAATGGAAATCAAGTGGAACTGTACAAGCCTGAAGAAAAAACTGAACGAGTACTCGGGCTCATATGGAAAACAGAAAAGGACGTGCTTACCTTCGACCTCAATCTGACAAGAATACCTCCACCGCTCGTCGAAGGCAAGAAGCCGACCAAGAGAGAAGCACTAAAAGTCGTAATGTCGTTATTCGATCCGCTAGGCTTCGTGTCCCCAGTCACAAATAGAGCAAAACAACTTCTGCAAGAAGTGTGGCGGCGAGGAACATCATGGGACGATGAAATAGATAACGACCTGTCGACACACTGGCAGGCCTGGGTGAAGCAGCTGAGAAACCTGCACAATATAGCCATCCCAAGATGTTACTTAAACTACAGCGACACGACCACATTACAGCTACACGTCTTCACCGACGCAAGTGAATCCGCCTACGCTGCAGCACTATACTGGCGAACGATAAGTCCGAATAATAGAATCGACGTGTCACTGATTATGAGCAAAGCAAAGGTAGCGCCCCTGAAACTCACTTCTATACCGAGACTGGAACTACAAGCCGCCACTCTCGAAGCACGCCTCGCTGAAGCTGTAATAGCGGAACACGACAGAAAGCCGGATTCGAAGACCTTCTGGACCGACAGTAAGACAGTATTAACATGGATAAGAACGGGATCACGCTCGTACAAACCATACGTCGCCCACCGCCTGGCTGCTATAGAAGATAGTTCAACAGTAAACGAGTGGCGATGGGTACCCACGAAGCACAACTTAGCCGACAACGTGACCCGAGACGTCCTAATGCCATACCAATATGAACATAGATGGTTCAGAGGGACAGAATTCCTACGCCAACGAGAGGACTCCTGGCCGACGGAATCAGCGTCAGAAACTACAGAACCGATGGGTGAAGTAAATATAGCAGCTGCAGCACCGGCGGGAGCCTCATGGCCGAGGCGTCGCCATGAAAAGTGGAAGTGCCAGTCACGAAACACGCGCATGCGAGGGAGAAGCGATAGCAACGTATCCTGGTCCGGACAACGTGACAACGTGAGGCGCATCGTAGACATCAGAACCAAGGGTGGAGTTCTACGGAGACCAGTACGAAAACTACTGATCCTGCCCATCGAAGAAGACCATCCTGCACCGAGAAGAATGCGACGGACTCGCACGGCGGGAGTAATGTGCAGGACGAAATAgggttttaaatagttttatcaaacaaatagaattaatatagttaataagtaattacgtaacaaaaatgtataatcttaagttattttatagtcaatatgttagtgtatcagatcagagaatgtaatagaccaataggaacaattcgtggagcgctttcactacggtaacatacagatcaagggaCCCTCCGAAAGTGACGCGTCGATAGCGcgtcgcgagatggggtactgaaataaatataaaaggatggccatttatAGGCAAAAACAGTTCCCAGCGAATCTCCGACAAAGAACCATCAGCAagatagaaacagttctcagcagatcatcaagacagaaacagttcccagtgaatcttcgacaaagaaccatcagcaagatagaaacagttctcagcagatcatcaagacagaaacagttc
Proteins encoded:
- the LOC119630005 gene encoding uncharacterized protein LOC119630005, translated to MPITRSTGRGRIETKQSPPSETTATTQSVWTETTANTVMSLVAPTAESLCATANMEATMKVAEKPGNSKTEAVKQYIAKQNDVPTKQRAGTVKTDRSRNRKEQKIAKAREELARLQVELAAARLATLEAGSDDENSESEYSKSELDERVGTWLETQPTKTENDDQHNEKPAGTCDKQDFSDLTAAITLAVKAAREPRYTELPFFNGNHQDWLSFRAAYHETMNSFTKTENINRLRRNLKGRAKEAVDGLLITNADPSDVIRSLEARFGRPETIAITELDTLRALPRLTETPRDICIFSSKVTNAVATLRALNCTHYLYNPETTKTMLEKLTPTLRYRYYDFTAVQPKEDPDLIKFEKFMKREAELCSPYAQPEQAGHYSQPAQHNRRTQNVHIVSEKPSRAKCPVCSNTEHTTTGCYIFKKADSNTRWDIAKNKHLCFRCLQYKNKTHNCKPNTCGINDCKYTHNKMLHFDRKIEKTDKSNKETTENINSAWTGKQKQSYLKIIPVQVQGPIGTVDTYALLDDGSTVTLIDEIIRKKTGITGSIDPLHIQAINNIKSTETRSRRVNLTLRSLNSRKEIIQARTVNDLQVTAQKIPKEQIDEYSHLRDISDIITYENAKPGILIGQDNWHMLLASKVRRGNRNQPIASRTPLGWVLHGGRTRTLGHHINYINHASENQEDDKIENLVKQCFAMDALCITPRRPKTDPEEQALRILNSNTVHTTDGRYETALLWKTDNVSLPDNYNNSLKRLINIENKLDRNSELKQKYTEQMEALVAKGYAEPAPKTKTENRTWYLPHFAVVNPLKPEKLRVVHDAAARTRGVALNDMLLKGPDLLQSLPGVIMRFRQHNITVIADIKEMFIQVKLRHEDRDALRYLWCKDQRDDKPPEENRMTSLIFGASSSLSTAISVKSLNAQQHVATHPEAAAAIQNKHYEDDFLDSFKGLKDAVRITTDVRRIHEKAHFELKQWKSNSPSLLETLGENENGNQVELYKPEEKTERVLGLIWKTEKDVLTFDLNLTRIPPPLVEGKKPTKREALKVVMSLFDPLGFVSPVTNRAKQLLQEVWRRGTSWDDEIDNDLSTHWQAWVKQLRNLHNIAIPRCYLNYSDTTTLQLHVFTDASESAYAAALYWRTISPNNRIDVSLIMSKAKVAPLKLTSIPRLELQAATLEARLAEAVIAEHDRKPDSKTFWTDSKTVLTWIRTGSRSYKPYVAHRLAAIEDSSTVNEWRWVPTKHNLADNVTRDVLMPYQYEHRWFRGTEFLRQREDSWPTESASETTEPMGEVNIAAAAPAGASWPRRRHEKWKCQSRNTRMRGRSDSNVSWSGQRDNVRRIVDIRTKGGVLRRPVRKLLILPIEEDHPAPRRMRRTRTAGVMCRTK